The proteins below come from a single Myripristis murdjan chromosome 10, fMyrMur1.1, whole genome shotgun sequence genomic window:
- the LOC115366547 gene encoding microsomal glutathione S-transferase 2-like — protein MATESPLLLAAVTLLSALQMGYLARQVGKSRIAHKIMPPIVTGPPEFERTFRAHQNCVEFYPVFMVLLWTSGTFFSEVTAAGAGLVYMVARQMYFNGYVKSAKKRIPGFYLNLAVVFFLSLLSFIGILRGILLKYFDVHV, from the exons ATGGCAACCGAGTCCCCTCTTCTGCTGGCTGCAGTGACCCTTCTGTCTGCCCTGCAAATGG GCTACCTGGCCAGGCAAGTCGGAAAATCCAGAATCGCCCATAAGATCATGCCGCCCATCGTCACTGGACCGCCAGAGTTTGAGAGAACTTTCCGAGCACA TCAGAACTGTGTGGAGTTCTACCCTGTCTTCATGGTGCTGCTCTGGACCTCGGGGACGTTCTTCAGTGaagtgacagcagctggagcaggacTGGTGTACATGGTCGCTCGGCAAATGTATTTCAATGGATATGTCAAGTCTGCCAAGAAAAG GATACCTGGTTTTTACCTCAATTTGGCTGTCGTGTTCTTTCTATCTCTACTGAGTTTCATTGGGATACTGCGTGGGATACTTCTCAAGTACTTTGACGTCCACGTCTGA